The following proteins are encoded in a genomic region of Chaetodon auriga isolate fChaAug3 chromosome 8, fChaAug3.hap1, whole genome shotgun sequence:
- the sri gene encoding sorcin isoform X2, with the protein MAYPGYGAAPGGYPGADPLYGYFSAVAGQDGQISADELQRCLTQSGIAGSYKPFNLETCRLMISMLDRDMSGTMGFNEFKELWQILNGWKTTFASYDRDRSGTIEGPELQQAISAMGFNLSPQTMNVIMKRSSTNGRIAFDDFMSCCMRLRGLTDHFRRRDASQTGQAMFQYDDFIQVTMSL; encoded by the exons ATGGCATATCCAGGATACGGCGCCGCCCCCGGTGGATACCCAGGAGCG gatCCTCTGTACGGATATTTTTCAGCTGTAGCTGGACAG GATGGACAGATCTCAGCAGACGAGCTGCAGCGCTGCCTCACACAGTCCGGCATCGCTGGCTCGTACAAAC CGTTCAACCTGGAGACCTGCAGACTGATGATCAGCATGCTGGAT AGGGACATGTCCGGCACCATGGGCTTCAATGAGTTCAAGGAGCTGTGGCAAATTCTGAACGGCTGGAAGACCACCTTCGCATCCTACGACCGCGACCGCAGTGGAACCATAGAGGgccctgagctgcagcaggccaTCTCCGCCATGG gttTTAATCTGAGCCCTCAGACCATGAACGTCATCATGAAGCGCAGCAGCACGAACGGCAGAATCGCCTTCGATGACTTCATGAGCTGCTGCATGAGACTCCGTGGCCTGACTG atcATTTCCGAAGGAGAGACGCAAGCCAAACTGGACAAGCCATGTTTCAGTACGATGAT TTCATCCAGGTCACCATGAGTttatga
- the LOC143324243 gene encoding uncharacterized protein LOC143324243 codes for MYRLNPDCWVWWPRPPLGLLPEHPRSLTSAMLSHQEEEEEEEEEEAGEHPAVCCYTTGCDDIIHQSADAQWSTAEPAVHSGIPSSSGLAGRGPGAPSSQQPKTVIDADGGDVLQCFIGGRCWEGPGTETQGCVCVYGQREPQGLGPCWPGSPYVYYGVRRNLVVAVEVVEEVAVEDTLELITEEVYSDDLLGPELLQNTPLYPT; via the exons ATGTACAGACTGAATCCTGACTGCTGGGTTTGGTGGCCCAGACCTCCTCTGGGTCTCCTTCCTGAACATCCAAGGAGTCTCACTTCAGCCATGCTGAGCCaccaagaggaggaggaggaggaggaggaggaagaggcaggagagCATCCTGCAGTTTGCTGCTACACTACAG GTtgtgatgacatcatccatCAGTCTGCTGATGCTCAGTGGTCCACCGCCGAGCCTGCCGTCCACTCAGGGATCCCCAGCAGCTCTGGCCTGGCTGGACGAGGTCCTGGTGCTCCTTCCTCACAGCAGCCAAAAACAGTGATCGATGCCGATGGGGGAGACGtattgcagtgttttattggtGGTCGTTGTTGGGAGGGTCCGGGGACTGAAACccagggatgtgtgtgtgtttatgggcAGAGGGAACCACAAGGTTTGGGTCCTTGCTGGCCTGGATCTCCATATGTCTATTATGGAG TGAGGAGGAACCTGGTGGTTGCAGTGGAGGTAGTGGAGGAGGTGGCTGTTGAAGACACTCTAGAATTAAT aaCAGAGGAGGTGTATTCAGATGATCTCCTGGGTCCTGAGTTGCTGCAAAACACCCCCCTGTACCCCACATGA
- the snrnp48 gene encoding U11/U12 small nuclear ribonucleoprotein 48 kDa protein: MSDSSKTETVKDRLDRLQELTEFTENCKKQLDDIFETLGWSRDYKGSSQEAMEQCPYDPSHRVPVRSMEKHKNSCRLRKMGYSAEEQAEMADTSVCYEDSSVRSFTMDKSTQHQVILKARSAAPLMRMEGVFWQGQYSSQPVDVPQNHQRAVCDLTVADRLALYDHVISSLSQQKEAASTSNDDLYVDLVSKLQKDEEQNEPKTHLELMAEMRDYKRRRQSYRAKNVHITKKSYTEVIREVISVHSDELARQWREEEDEESSTRSQPSSHRRRPDERRSASSESRHSHSRRHRSREQSQDRESKRKKKKRERDSRSPDDHHHDRKKKKKKKKEEKEKK, from the exons ATGTCGGACTCgtcaaaaacagaaactgttaaGGATCGGCTGGACCGTCTTCAGGAGCTGACAGAGTTCACCGAAAACTGTAAAAAACAGCTAGACGACATATTTGAAACGCTGGGATGGTCGCGGGACTACAAGGGCTCCAGCCAG GAAGCAATGGAGCAGTGTCCCTATGACCCCAGCCACAGAGTCCCAGTCAGGAGCatggagaaacacaaaaactcCTGTAGGCTCCGAAAGATGGGCTACTCAGCTGAGgagcag GCAGAAATGGCCGACACTTCTGTGTGTTATGAGGACAGCAGCGTCAGAAGCTTCACGATGG ACAAATCCACCCAGCACCAGGTGATCCTGAAGGCGAGGTCTGCTGCACCACTGATGAGGATGGAAGGAGTCTTCTGGCAAG GTCAGTACTCCAGCCAGCCCGTCGACGTGCCGCAGAACCACCAGCGCGCGGTGTGTGACCTCACTGTGGCTGACCGATTGGCTCTTTACGATCATGTGATCAGCAGCCTCAGCCAGCAGAAGGAAGCTGCATCCACCAGCAACGATGACCTTTACGTAGATCTGGTGTCCAAACTCCAGAAGG ATGAAGAACAGAATGAGCCAAAGACTCACCTGGAGCTGATGGCAGAGATGAGGGACTACAAGAGGCGGCGTCAGTCTTATCGAGCCAAGAACGTTCACATCACCAAGAAGTCGTACACCGAG GTGATCAGAGAGGTGATCAGCGTCCACTCAGACGAGCTCGCCAgacagtggagagaggaggaggacgaggagtcGTCAACGAGATCTCAACCCTCGTCCCACAG GCGTCGGCCGGATGAAAGGCGGTCAGCGTCATCAGAGTCTCGTCACTCCCACAGCAGACGCCATCGCAGCCGAGAACAAAGTCAAGACCgagagagcaagaggaagaagaagaagagggagag GGACTCCCGCTCCCCTGATGACCACCACCACGAccgaaagaagaagaaaaagaagaagaaagaggagaaggagaagaagtgA
- the sri gene encoding sorcin isoform X1 has translation MAYPGYGAAPGGYPGAQDPLYGYFSAVAGQDGQISADELQRCLTQSGIAGSYKPFNLETCRLMISMLDRDMSGTMGFNEFKELWQILNGWKTTFASYDRDRSGTIEGPELQQAISAMGFNLSPQTMNVIMKRSSTNGRIAFDDFMSCCMRLRGLTDHFRRRDASQTGQAMFQYDDFIQVTMSL, from the exons ATGGCATATCCAGGATACGGCGCCGCCCCCGGTGGATACCCAGGAGCG caggatCCTCTGTACGGATATTTTTCAGCTGTAGCTGGACAG GATGGACAGATCTCAGCAGACGAGCTGCAGCGCTGCCTCACACAGTCCGGCATCGCTGGCTCGTACAAAC CGTTCAACCTGGAGACCTGCAGACTGATGATCAGCATGCTGGAT AGGGACATGTCCGGCACCATGGGCTTCAATGAGTTCAAGGAGCTGTGGCAAATTCTGAACGGCTGGAAGACCACCTTCGCATCCTACGACCGCGACCGCAGTGGAACCATAGAGGgccctgagctgcagcaggccaTCTCCGCCATGG gttTTAATCTGAGCCCTCAGACCATGAACGTCATCATGAAGCGCAGCAGCACGAACGGCAGAATCGCCTTCGATGACTTCATGAGCTGCTGCATGAGACTCCGTGGCCTGACTG atcATTTCCGAAGGAGAGACGCAAGCCAAACTGGACAAGCCATGTTTCAGTACGATGAT TTCATCCAGGTCACCATGAGTttatga